A stretch of DNA from Anaerobacillus isosaccharinicus:
GGGATAATGGATAGACTTTTATTTATTTTTGGAATTGTAGTATTTTTCTTTAGCTTCATTTTCTTTGTAATGAATTTTTTCGCTGAATATAATGGACTAGCAATGATTATCTCTGTACTTGTAATGCTAAATGCAAGTATTGCAATAGGTGTATCTGAAATTTTATTACGAACTAAAAACTTAAAATGAGATATATGAAACAAGTGGTAAGCTTACTTAAAGAAGATTAAGCTTTCTTTTGCTGAATTAAAGAGCAGAATAATTCAAAAACAAGGGAGATTAATTCTATGAGTAAAAACAAAGCTTTAGTTATAATACCTTTCTTACTTTTTGTTGCTACAGTTATTTTTACTATTGTTTCAGACTTTACCGGTAGTCCGACTTTTTTTAATCTTGCTTTATTAATAGTAATAACTTTACAGTTTATTGCTATCATTGAAAAAAGAAGAGAAAGTAAGAATTTTTTATTTGAGATTGTAGCAATTTGTGTGTTTCTAATCGTATTAATATTTAAGTTAGTTTAATTAAGTTGTTTTCACTATCAGGAGCAATAGTGGAATTTACGGGCTGTAACTAATACAGCCCATTATTTTTGGCTTCCTTACTGGAAAATTGTGTTAAACTTAACTGGAAAAGTAGATTGTTTATGGGACGATTACTTTTAAGTATTAAACAAGTTCAGGGAGGAATTTGTTTGAGGAATAAATGCCAGATAGCAAAGTTAATCACATTATGTTTATTATCTATTTATCTATTAAGTGCATGTAGTAATACTGAAAAAGGGGAGAAAATTGAGGTTTTTGTGATTAAGACGTTAGAACACGAGACGGGAGACTACAAAAAAGTAAACTCAGTTTTAAATACGGAAGAAAGTAAAAACTATATAAAATTTAATTTAGTAGCCATTGAAGACTTTTATGATATAGATGGCAACTATATTAAAACGGAGATACTTCATTCTAAATACGAAAAATCTAAAGTTACTCTCGAACAAAATGCTGAAGACAAAAAGGTAGAACTTCAAGAACCGTCAACAATATTAATTTCAGAAAATAGTGTTAAAAATTTTCGAGGATTAGATTATATGACTAAGGAAGAAAAAGAGAAAGTTAAAGAACATGTTCTATCTTTTATTGATATGTTTTAGAGGGCAATTTCACTAGTGAGAGCTTTATTTAAATAAGAATTTTGTAGGAAAATTTATTGAAGGGGTGTGTTTATTTGGGAGGCTTAGTTATAATTCTTCCTTTTATGTCAATTATGATTGGCTTATATCTTATTACATTAGGTCTTTGGGAATTAAGAGAAGGTGTTAATAGAAATCAATATATAAAATACATGTTCACTGGATTATTTTTACTCCTAATTCTCACACCGTTACTTGGTCTTATTGGGAACTTTTTAAATTTTCATCTCAATTAATCATTAAAAATGTGAAAGTTGACACTTAAAGTAACTTACTATTATTACTAATTATAATCATTGGGGTTAATACAAGTTTTAATAATATTGTCCAAACTGCAAGCGATGTAGAAGGCACAAAAGCATATGCTCCAATAATAACAATTGAAGAAACAACAATCGAAACAGAAATACAAACAATCTGTTGGAGTGCCAATGATTGTATGAATGCTTTAGAAGGATACGATATCGTTGAAACGGAGCCCAAAAATTACATAGTTAACTCAGGTAAATCGTTAAGGATTGAATTTAATGATAAGCCCTTACCAATCACAATTAATTTAAGAATAGAAGAATTACCCAATTATCAAGAGCAGTGGACTTATATTCAACGCGATAATTTTCCATTATTCAATTATTTCCTTATGCTTCGAAGTGAACCAAGTTATATTGAACTTCCAAACGAACGTGGGCCATATACTCTCAATATGCTTGTTTACTGGCACGGTGATAAAGCGACAACACAAGGATTAGCGAATTACCGTTTCAGTATTACTATTCAATAAAAATTACTACTTCACAAAAGGGGGAACTGAAGAAGCATAGAGTGGATAGATCGCTCCATAACTCTTGTTTTAAATTAAAAATTTGGAAGGTGATAAAATGACTTATCTTTATAAATTTTTTATATCTAGCATGATTATATTTTCGCTGTTTCTTACAGCATGTGGTACATCTCCTGTTAATAGTTCATTAGCTGAAAAGATAAATCCTATAAATGACTTCGACGTTAAGAATTACGAACAATATGCCGCAACACTCCAAAATGAAAATGGATATTCCAAAAAAGAAGCTAGTAAATTAGCATTTGAAGTTGAATTACTAAAAGTAGCTTTAATAAATCGAGCAATGGAGTTAGGAATAAAAATAACTGATGAAGACGCTAAGAAACAAGCAAATGAAGGAAGAGAATTGTTTGTATCTGGTAAGTTATCTGATATAGAAATGAAAAGTATAGAGGAAACGATTGTTGATTTAGGAATAACAGAAGAACAATTTTGGAATGAGTATGTAGTTCAAACAGGTGCAAAGATGCAAATATTGATAGAAAGATTGCAAGACTACCATAAAGAACATTATCGTGAAATTGATTGGGATGACTATGCAAAAGATATAGTAGAAAATTTTAAAATAAAAGAAATTGAAAAGATAAATAAATTTAAAGAAAAAATTGGGATGGAATAATCTCCTTCTTAAACTATCGAAAATTCCAATAGTGCAACATCAGGAACAGTCAGAAAAAAGGTTGTTTCTGTTATATTTAATCAGCCATTTCACATCGAAATCTTTTTCAAAGGGAAGAATATTATTGTGTTAACGAAGCAGGAATCTTGAATAGGTTAGGTATTTAGGCTTGTGCTAGTAAAATTCTTTTTTAGAATGGGAAGGTGTCAAAATGAATATTGCAGAGGAAATCATAATTTCTCCATTAAAGGATGAATTAATTGAGGACATCAATAAAACAAATGATTATTTTAAAGTGTTTGGTAAGGTTGTACCCAGTTTTCAATCAGGAAAATGGTCTTTTGAAGAGAGTCTATTTGATGAACCTAAAGAAATTCGTTTCCCAGATGATAAACTTGATTGGAGCCTATATATAAACCGTGAAGATAAAGCCCTATTTTTAGCTTATAAGAATAATAATTGCATTGGGCAAATTAGAATAATTAAGGATTGGAATCGCTTCTGTTATATTGAAAATATCGCTACAAAAAAAGAATTTAGAGGATATGGAATCGGGAAGTTGCTCTTAACTAAAGCGGAAGAGTGGGCAAAACAAAGAAAACTTATCGGAATGTCTCTAGAGGCTCAAGATGATAATCTTGGAGCGTGCAGGTTTTATGTGAAACAAGGATTCATACTAGGTGGAGTTGACACATTGAAGCAGTCATATAATCCAAATATAGAAACCACTTTGTATTGGTATAAGTTATTCAAGTAACGAGAGCTAAAGCAGGACAGAGCTGCCGCTTTTCAACTGTTGAGCAGGATTGTTAGAA
This window harbors:
- a CDS encoding GNAT family N-acetyltransferase — protein: MNIAEEIIISPLKDELIEDINKTNDYFKVFGKVVPSFQSGKWSFEESLFDEPKEIRFPDDKLDWSLYINREDKALFLAYKNNNCIGQIRIIKDWNRFCYIENIATKKEFRGYGIGKLLLTKAEEWAKQRKLIGMSLEAQDDNLGACRFYVKQGFILGGVDTLKQSYNPNIETTLYWYKLFK